Proteins encoded within one genomic window of Humulus lupulus chromosome 1, drHumLupu1.1, whole genome shotgun sequence:
- the LOC133831749 gene encoding uncharacterized protein LOC133831749, translated as MNDFQASAQKQWQKFQAGNLSFSDQKLEFTEPIFREGRKFAQIDAEEVKMQSTNWSSAVICMVLGANPPMAVFEGFIKRVWGHLGIAQIARMTMGLTMVKFNDDVTRDHVLEHGLIHFDRKPVIVRPWTTDLSVVRLVRTVPLWIRLQDLGIQYWGSKCLSALVSTIGRPIMVDKFTRERSRVQFARVLVEMEITDNPPKSIQFINEHGQIMEQGVEYEWLPIKCKTCAGFGHSMAECRKERNVHWVKKVIEAQTEKEQDYGVQQIGKQKEDGDQALT; from the coding sequence ATGAATGATTTTCAAGCTTCAGCTCAGAAGCAGTGGCAGAAATTTCAGGCTGGTAATCTCTCCTTTTCAGATCAGAAGCTTGAATTCACTGAACCTATTTTCAGAGAAGGACGGAAGTTTGCTCAAATTGATGCCGAGGAGGTTAAAATGCAATCCACAAACTGGAGTTCGGCAGTCATATGTATGGTGTTGGGAGCCAATCCTCCTATGGCTGTTTTTGAAGGTTTCATCAAGAGGGTTTGGGGTCACCTAGGGATAGCTCAGATAGCTAGAATGACGATGGGTTTAACAATGGTAAAATTCAATGATGATGTTACAAGAGATCATGTCCTTGAACATGGCCTTATCCATTTTGATAGGAAGCCGGTCATAGTTAGGCCATGGACAACAGACTTGAGTGTAGTCCGTCTGGTTCGTACAGTCCCTCTTTGGATTCGCCTTCAAGATTTAGGGATTCAATATTGGGGTAGCAAATGTCTCAGTGCTCTAGTTAGCACCATAGGTAGGCCGATCATGGTAGACAAATTTACTAGGGAACGGTCTCGTGTGCAATTTGCTCGAGTTTTGGTTGAGATGGAAATCACAGATAATCCTCCGAAGAGTATTCAGTTCATTAACGAACATGGTCAGATCATGGAGCAAGGAGTTGAGTATGAATGGTTACCAATAAAGTGTAAAACCTGTGCTGGCTTTGGGCACTCAATGGCAGAATGCAGAAAAGAGAGGAATGTTCATTGGGTCAAGAAAGTAATAGAGGCCCAAACAGAGAAGGAACAGGATTATGGGGTACAACAGATTGGAAAACAGAAAGAAGATGGGGATCAGGCTTTAACATGA